In the Bacteroidales bacterium genome, one interval contains:
- a CDS encoding CBS domain-containing protein, with protein sequence MSGFFAKDLKPEAIPTVKTSSTVSEVLQIFRDYKINHLAIVNNEEYLGLIDENEILGFKKSKQAIGALPLKIISVFGKISDNVLDLLYLFITHKLSVLPIVDRKNRFVKYCSPLSLLESISELLSAHYPGAVIMLELPVRDYSLTHISSIIEENNAHVLATFVHTCPDSMLMQVFLKLDTQDVSYILPHFERFNYHVLALSGENFSQDIFEERLQLLFKYLNM encoded by the coding sequence ATGAGTGGTTTTTTTGCAAAAGACTTAAAGCCAGAGGCCATACCTACGGTGAAAACAAGTTCCACCGTTTCAGAGGTACTTCAAATATTCAGAGATTATAAAATTAATCATTTGGCTATTGTTAATAATGAGGAGTATCTTGGTCTCATAGATGAAAACGAAATACTCGGTTTCAAAAAAAGTAAACAAGCTATTGGAGCCCTACCTTTAAAAATTATCTCTGTTTTCGGAAAAATTTCCGACAACGTGTTGGATTTGCTTTATTTATTTATTACCCATAAATTATCTGTTTTACCTATCGTGGATCGAAAAAATCGTTTTGTTAAATATTGTTCACCCCTATCATTACTTGAGTCGATTTCGGAACTTCTATCTGCACATTATCCGGGAGCTGTTATCATGTTGGAGTTACCAGTTAGAGATTACTCCCTGACTCATATCTCATCAATAATTGAAGAAAACAATGCTCACGTGCTTGCTACTTTCGTTCATACATGTCCTGATAGTATGCTGATGCAAGTTTTTTTAAAATTGGATACACAAGATGTGAGTTATATTCTACCACATTTTGAACGATTCAATTATCATGTATTAGCTCTTTCCGGTGAAAATTTTTCTCAGGATATTTTCGAGGAACGATTACAATTATTGTTTAAATATTTAAATATGTAA
- a CDS encoding NAD kinase, whose protein sequence is MNVFVYSRSYQSIYYQEIQYIIGKVLETGGRIFFPKNLEKDLISAFQLPKNTVFLDDHDLLDEETDLVISLGGDGTLLATVNIVKNRNIPILGINFGRMGFLSYTPREDLPLVLENFIEGNYRLSNRTVLEIANARELTGKEYYALNDVCIHKTDTGSMILVKTYINGTYLNAYWSDGIIVSTPTGSTAYNLSCGGAILSPDVHDFIITPISPHNLSVRPIVIPDNYVISFIPEGRTKRFVVSADSMQFFVENDVEIIVKKAPFTIPFLEMPGDNFFNILREKMKWGEDIRNDEKSTEKNFSFI, encoded by the coding sequence ATGAATGTTTTTGTATATTCAAGGTCATACCAATCCATATATTATCAAGAAATCCAGTACATCATTGGAAAAGTTTTGGAAACCGGAGGAAGAATTTTTTTCCCAAAAAATCTTGAAAAAGATTTAATTTCAGCTTTTCAGTTGCCAAAGAATACGGTTTTTTTAGATGATCACGACTTGCTGGATGAAGAAACTGATTTGGTAATCAGCTTGGGAGGAGATGGGACCTTACTTGCTACGGTTAATATTGTAAAAAATAGGAATATTCCAATTTTAGGAATAAATTTTGGACGAATGGGTTTTTTATCTTACACACCTCGTGAAGATTTACCGTTGGTTCTGGAGAATTTCATAGAGGGTAATTATAGGTTATCTAATAGAACAGTTCTTGAAATAGCCAATGCACGAGAATTGACAGGAAAAGAATACTATGCTCTCAATGATGTGTGTATTCACAAAACCGATACTGGGAGTATGATTTTGGTTAAAACGTACATCAATGGTACATACCTCAATGCGTATTGGAGTGACGGAATAATTGTGTCAACACCGACGGGTTCAACAGCATATAACTTAAGTTGTGGGGGAGCTATTCTTTCTCCTGATGTTCATGATTTTATCATTACTCCAATCTCTCCGCATAATCTTTCTGTCAGACCTATTGTAATTCCTGATAATTATGTGATATCATTTATTCCAGAAGGGAGGACAAAGCGATTTGTTGTTTCAGCTGATTCCATGCAGTTTTTTGTGGAAAATGATGTGGAAATAATTGTTAAAAAGGCACCTTTTACTATTCCTTTTCTGGAAATGCCAGGTGATAATTTTTTTAACATTTTAAGGGAAAAGATGAAATGGGGTGAAGATATACGCAATGATGAAAAATCTACTGAAAAAAATTTTTCTTTTATATAA
- a CDS encoding DUF6089 family protein: MKKYMLLLIMLLVLMPLFLDAQFYEMWRRDRRFLVVGIGAANFLGDLGGANQIGTHTLRDLDWKSTRPLVSMGYRYRGGKYFFLRGNFHFGYLYGDDKFTKEPIRNNRNLNFRSPIIETAGQFEVLLTQIQREGHRYKLKATRFRRVRGWRELNFETYLFSGIAFFWFNPQGRYIDGSWHNLKPLHTEGQGLVETRKPYHRFQIGIPAGIGFRYSLTSDFSIGLEYGMRKTFTDYIDDVSTTYYDNDEIRAHFGDIAAYLADPSLGLIEAQTLPGEQRGDPKYKDAYLFAEITIYYKLRKGGFSVPKF; the protein is encoded by the coding sequence ATGAAAAAATACATGCTATTGTTGATAATGTTGTTAGTGCTCATGCCTTTATTTTTGGATGCACAGTTTTATGAAATGTGGAGAAGGGATAGGCGCTTTTTGGTTGTGGGTATTGGTGCTGCAAACTTTCTTGGAGACCTTGGTGGTGCCAACCAAATAGGAACTCATACTCTTCGAGATCTTGATTGGAAATCAACACGACCGCTTGTAAGTATGGGTTATAGATATAGAGGAGGGAAATATTTTTTTTTAAGGGGAAATTTTCATTTTGGTTATTTATACGGCGATGATAAATTTACTAAAGAACCAATTCGGAATAATCGTAATCTCAATTTTAGAAGTCCTATCATTGAAACTGCAGGGCAGTTTGAAGTACTTCTTACTCAGATCCAGCGAGAGGGGCATCGCTATAAATTAAAAGCAACACGTTTTAGAAGAGTTCGTGGTTGGAGAGAGTTGAATTTTGAAACATATCTTTTTAGTGGTATAGCTTTCTTCTGGTTTAACCCCCAAGGCCGATACATTGACGGATCCTGGCATAACCTGAAGCCATTACATACAGAAGGACAGGGCCTAGTCGAAACTCGAAAACCTTATCATCGTTTTCAAATAGGTATTCCTGCTGGCATTGGTTTCCGCTATTCTTTGACGAGTGATTTTTCTATTGGTCTTGAATATGGTATGAGAAAAACTTTTACTGATTATATTGATGATGTAAGTACCACGTATTATGATAATGATGAAATACGAGCTCATTTTGGTGATATCGCTGCTTATCTTGCTGATCCTTCGCTTGGTCTCATTGAGGCTCAAACTTTACCTGGTGAACAGCGCGGTGATCCTAAATACAAAGATGCCTATTTGTTTGCTGAGATTACTATTTACTATAAACTTAGAAAAGGAGGTTTTTCGGTTCCAAAATTTTAG